A portion of the Coriobacteriia bacterium genome contains these proteins:
- a CDS encoding threonylcarbamoyl-AMP synthase, with the protein MTASTLSRALRDGQAVIVATDTVYGLAALPGSMGYASIFELKERPADQVLPWLVHDVHVLDALADDVPAYARRLAQMFWPGALTLVVRASSAARELGDVADDGTIALRSPDAPELLALLAELDAPLACTSANVHGEPAPSRLADVPASMRELPGGDSLSEVCCVGRASTIVDCTGPYPKILREGPIPEQVLLDVAAFGATLTSHE; encoded by the coding sequence ATGACGGCCTCCACGCTTTCTCGGGCGCTACGCGATGGACAAGCCGTGATCGTCGCGACCGATACTGTCTACGGCCTTGCGGCTCTTCCCGGCTCTATGGGATACGCGAGCATCTTCGAACTCAAGGAGCGTCCCGCCGATCAGGTGCTGCCCTGGCTCGTGCATGATGTCCACGTGCTCGATGCGCTCGCGGACGACGTTCCAGCCTATGCCCGTCGTCTGGCCCAGATGTTCTGGCCTGGTGCGCTCACCCTCGTCGTGCGTGCCTCGAGTGCCGCGCGCGAACTTGGTGACGTCGCAGACGATGGGACCATCGCGCTGCGCAGCCCTGATGCGCCCGAGCTGCTCGCGCTCCTCGCAGAGCTCGATGCCCCGCTCGCCTGCACGAGCGCGAATGTCCATGGCGAACCCGCGCCCTCGCGCCTGGCGGATGTCCCCGCATCCATGCGCGAGTTGCCTGGTGGCGACTCTCTATCCGAGGTGTGTTGCGTTGGCCGCGCGTCAACGATTGTGGATTGCACGGGCCCTTATCCGAAGATACTGCGTGAAGGGCCGATACCCGAGCAAGTCCTACTCGATGTAGCTGCCTTCGGTGCTACACTTACAAGCCACGAGTAA
- a CDS encoding ATP-NAD kinase, with protein sequence MKVLIVPSNVDEVGTAAHYLASRLVISGIDALVQDSKAPDQLSVPVDELALVVCMGGDGTFLRAARLVDFAPVPMLALNYGTLSFLSGNPARDDVELVTNALAGDMVFEHRSTADITIEQADGQVINATALNEIAYTRGRSGRVVEYRYGINGITIAQLKADGLVVATPTGSTGYALSAGGPIVSPAYTGLVVVPVAPHALNTRAIVLAPSDVLEVIMDTTRSRDASVFVDGVMIDVDQPSSIEVRRGERDLLLARGGDAFFRNVSRVFFGGPHPDMPERQ encoded by the coding sequence GTGAAGGTTCTGATCGTGCCAAGCAACGTGGACGAGGTTGGTACCGCGGCCCACTATCTCGCTTCGCGCCTTGTCATATCCGGTATCGATGCCCTCGTCCAGGACTCCAAGGCGCCTGACCAGCTGTCTGTCCCCGTCGACGAGCTCGCGCTTGTCGTTTGCATGGGTGGCGACGGTACCTTCCTGCGCGCCGCACGTCTTGTCGATTTTGCTCCCGTGCCCATGCTCGCCCTCAATTACGGCACCCTCTCGTTTCTTTCCGGCAATCCGGCACGCGATGATGTCGAGCTCGTCACGAACGCCCTGGCTGGTGACATGGTCTTCGAGCATCGCTCGACAGCCGACATCACGATAGAGCAGGCTGACGGCCAGGTCATCAACGCGACCGCTCTCAATGAGATTGCCTATACACGCGGTCGTAGCGGGCGCGTGGTCGAGTATCGCTACGGCATCAACGGAATCACCATTGCGCAGCTCAAGGCCGATGGCCTGGTGGTTGCCACGCCCACAGGATCGACGGGCTACGCGCTCTCGGCTGGTGGCCCCATCGTGTCTCCGGCCTATACGGGTCTTGTCGTCGTGCCGGTTGCGCCCCATGCGCTCAACACCCGTGCCATTGTGCTCGCGCCTTCGGATGTGCTCGAGGTCATCATGGATACGACGCGTTCGCGCGATGCGTCGGTGTTCGTAGATGGGGTCATGATCGATGTCGACCAGCCCTCCTCGATAGAGGTGCGCCGCGGAGAGCGTGACTTGCTCTTGGCACGCGGTGGCGACGCCTTCTTCCGCAATGTCTCGCGCGTCTTCTTCGGTGGTCCGCATCCGGACATGCCCGAGCGACAATAG
- a CDS encoding cytidine deaminase: protein MADTRPSWDEYFMDITKRVATRSTCLRRAVGAILVHDKRIIASGYNGGPTGLAHCLDIGCLREKLGIPSGQQHELCRGIHAEQNAIIQAARYGVSIEGATLYCTTQPCTQCTKMLINAGITEIVYAEGYPDDLARELLDESGIVVRRFED from the coding sequence ATGGCTGATACGCGCCCGAGCTGGGACGAGTATTTCATGGATATCACGAAGCGGGTCGCCACGCGCTCGACCTGTCTGCGTCGCGCCGTCGGTGCCATACTCGTGCACGACAAGCGCATCATCGCCAGCGGTTACAACGGCGGACCGACGGGGCTCGCGCATTGCCTCGACATCGGATGCCTGCGCGAGAAGCTCGGCATCCCGTCCGGGCAGCAGCATGAGCTCTGCCGTGGCATTCATGCCGAGCAAAACGCCATCATCCAAGCCGCGCGTTACGGCGTCTCCATCGAAGGCGCCACGCTCTACTGCACGACGCAGCCCTGCACGCAATGCACCAAGATGCTCATCAACGCGGGCATCACGGAGATTGTCTATGCGGAAGGCTATCCCGATGACCTCGCGCGTGAGCTTCTGGACGAGTCGGGAATCGTCGTCCGAAGATTCGAGGACTGA
- the rpiB gene encoding ribose 5-phosphate isomerase B: MRIALASDHGGFEQKEALKPWLEDLGFTVDDFGCDSEESVDYPDYAKRAARAVAQGDDDYGVLVCGTGIGMMIAANKVHGIRAANLTSTEFAKLSREHNNANIATLSGRFTSLEDNKAILETFLGTEFSGDRHARRVEKIMTIETEE, from the coding sequence CTGCGTATCGCCTTGGCATCGGACCATGGCGGCTTCGAGCAGAAGGAAGCGCTTAAGCCGTGGCTCGAGGATCTTGGCTTTACGGTTGATGACTTCGGCTGCGATAGCGAGGAAAGCGTCGACTATCCCGATTACGCCAAACGTGCCGCCCGTGCCGTGGCACAGGGCGATGATGATTACGGCGTGCTCGTCTGCGGTACGGGTATCGGCATGATGATTGCCGCCAACAAAGTGCATGGCATTCGTGCCGCCAATCTTACGTCCACCGAGTTCGCCAAGCTTTCGCGCGAGCATAACAACGCGAACATTGCAACGCTTTCGGGACGTTTCACGTCCCTCGAGGACAACAAGGCAATTCTTGAAACCTTCCTCGGTACCGAGTTTTCGGGTGATAGGCATGCCCGCAGAGTCGAGAAGATCATGACCATCGAAACCGAAGAGTAG
- the dxs gene encoding 1-deoxy-D-xylulose-5-phosphate synthase, with amino-acid sequence MTEKILDTIESPADLADLSYEQLNRLAFELRAEMIAATSLHGGHLAPSLGSVELIIALHRVLDCPRDRLVFDVGHQAYAHKLLTGRRKQFKTLRTYEGISGFPKITESAYDAHDSGHASDSLSTALGYALARDLDGSDATIAALIGDASFTGGMALEALNDIGRANTPLLIVLNDNGMSISPNVGGFSTYLAKVRMSDQYTQLRNHVEDAFNASGTLGRLLMRGGNAAKESFKQFVLPGATFLEGFGVTYIGPVDGHDIQTLEEILRDAKALEGPVVIHAVTMKGKGYGPAEKNPALFHGVGPFDIASGTPKPKSNANPTWTQVFSDELIKLAEDDPSIVAITAAMASGTGLSAFAKAYPERFFDVGIAEEHAVGMASSLALAGKKPVVAIYSTFMQRAIDQAIVNVGLQKAHVVFCLDRAGLVGDDGPTHHGVFDLVYLRMIPNMRILAPSSDGELRMALRCAMALEGPVAIRYPRGSAPVAPGACEPWQEGHAVKVRDGADGALLALGRMVDVACEVAEVAARQGVELSIWDMRWAKPIDADALRDAAHTGHIFTLEDGVITGGFGSGVLELLSDMGESCPVRRFGIPDTFVTQGPVDKLFEVLGLDAESISAEVLAAYQS; translated from the coding sequence TTGACTGAGAAGATTCTGGATACGATAGAGTCGCCCGCTGACCTCGCTGATCTAAGCTATGAGCAGCTTAATCGTCTGGCCTTCGAGCTGCGCGCCGAGATGATAGCGGCGACGTCGCTGCATGGCGGACACCTTGCGCCATCGCTTGGTAGCGTCGAGCTCATCATCGCGCTTCATCGCGTGCTTGACTGCCCCCGTGACCGTCTCGTTTTCGACGTCGGCCATCAAGCGTACGCCCACAAGCTCTTGACGGGGCGGCGCAAGCAGTTCAAGACCTTGCGCACGTATGAGGGCATTTCCGGATTTCCCAAGATTACCGAAAGCGCATACGATGCCCACGATTCGGGCCATGCATCCGATTCGCTCTCGACGGCGCTTGGCTATGCCCTTGCACGTGACCTTGACGGATCGGATGCGACCATCGCCGCGCTCATCGGCGATGCCTCGTTTACGGGCGGCATGGCACTTGAGGCGCTCAACGACATCGGTCGTGCCAATACGCCGCTTCTGATCGTGCTCAACGATAACGGCATGTCCATCTCGCCCAATGTCGGTGGCTTTTCGACCTATCTTGCCAAGGTGCGCATGTCGGATCAGTACACGCAGCTGCGCAACCATGTCGAGGACGCCTTCAACGCGAGTGGCACGCTGGGGCGCCTGCTCATGCGTGGCGGCAACGCCGCGAAGGAGTCATTCAAGCAATTCGTGCTTCCCGGCGCGACCTTTCTCGAGGGCTTCGGCGTCACGTATATCGGCCCGGTGGACGGGCACGACATCCAGACGCTTGAGGAGATCCTCCGTGATGCCAAGGCGCTCGAGGGCCCCGTTGTCATCCATGCGGTGACGATGAAGGGCAAGGGCTACGGTCCCGCCGAAAAGAACCCTGCGCTCTTCCACGGCGTCGGCCCCTTCGATATCGCGTCGGGTACGCCCAAGCCCAAATCGAACGCTAATCCCACCTGGACGCAGGTCTTCTCCGACGAGCTCATCAAGCTTGCCGAGGATGATCCGTCAATCGTCGCCATCACGGCGGCGATGGCGAGCGGCACGGGACTTTCCGCTTTCGCGAAGGCCTACCCCGAGCGCTTCTTTGATGTCGGCATAGCCGAGGAGCATGCCGTTGGCATGGCAAGCTCGCTTGCGCTTGCAGGCAAGAAGCCCGTCGTCGCCATCTACTCGACTTTCATGCAGCGCGCCATCGACCAAGCTATCGTCAATGTCGGTCTACAGAAGGCCCATGTCGTCTTCTGTCTTGATCGAGCGGGGCTCGTGGGTGATGATGGCCCTACGCATCATGGTGTTTTCGACCTTGTCTACCTGCGTATGATTCCCAACATGCGCATCCTCGCCCCTTCCAGCGATGGGGAGCTGCGCATGGCGCTGCGCTGCGCCATGGCGCTCGAAGGGCCCGTGGCCATTCGCTATCCGCGCGGCAGCGCCCCCGTCGCTCCAGGTGCATGCGAGCCGTGGCAGGAGGGTCATGCCGTCAAGGTCAGGGACGGTGCCGACGGGGCGCTACTCGCCTTGGGTCGCATGGTCGATGTCGCGTGCGAGGTTGCCGAGGTAGCCGCGCGTCAGGGAGTCGAGCTTTCCATCTGGGACATGCGCTGGGCCAAGCCCATTGATGCCGACGCGTTGCGTGATGCCGCCCATACGGGCCATATCTTCACGCTCGAGGATGGCGTCATCACGGGAGGATTCGGTTCGGGCGTGCTCGAGCTGCTTTCCGATATGGGTGAGAGTTGTCCGGTCAGGCGCTTCGGCATCCCCGACACCTTCGTGACCCAAGGTCCGGTCGACAAGCTCTTTGAAGTGCTCGGACTCGATGCGGAAAGCATCAGCGCCGAGGTGCTCGCAGCGTATCAATCCTAG
- the atpB gene encoding ATP synthase F0 subunit A → MNPLEVLQGEPLEELQHSFDSMYLISGGGEVGLTQYIFWMIISMVLTALVVILAGKRLSIIPTNKFANMVEWGYERICVNMGENAIGKGYQKFMPVILTFFFFILISNVIGLIPGCKTPTGSLSVTWALATVAFIYFNWQGIKSKGGLGYIKSIAPSGLPVVMVPIIWLFEFISLVLRWLTLAVRLYGNMFAGHMILGIFALMTTIFLQCSIEAMNFVIGLPAIAWVLLLIVMYAMECLVAFLQAYVFSILTAVYVGLAVSESH, encoded by the coding sequence ATCAATCCGTTAGAGGTACTTCAAGGAGAGCCTCTCGAGGAACTGCAACACTCGTTCGATTCGATGTACCTTATTAGTGGAGGCGGCGAGGTCGGCCTCACGCAGTACATCTTCTGGATGATCATCTCGATGGTGCTTACCGCGCTCGTCGTCATTCTTGCCGGCAAACGTCTGAGCATCATCCCCACCAACAAGTTCGCCAATATGGTCGAATGGGGCTATGAGCGCATTTGCGTCAACATGGGCGAGAACGCAATCGGCAAGGGCTATCAGAAGTTCATGCCCGTCATCCTCACCTTCTTCTTCTTCATTCTCATCTCAAACGTCATCGGACTCATCCCGGGTTGCAAGACTCCCACGGGTTCGCTTTCCGTGACGTGGGCGCTTGCAACGGTCGCCTTCATCTACTTCAACTGGCAGGGCATCAAGAGCAAGGGCGGTCTTGGCTATATCAAGTCCATCGCCCCGTCTGGTCTGCCCGTCGTGATGGTTCCCATCATCTGGCTCTTCGAGTTCATCTCGCTCGTGCTGCGTTGGCTTACCCTTGCCGTCCGACTTTACGGCAACATGTTCGCCGGCCACATGATTCTTGGCATCTTCGCCCTTATGACCACCATCTTCCTGCAGTGCAGCATCGAGGCTATGAACTTCGTCATCGGCCTGCCTGCCATTGCATGGGTTCTCTTGCTTATCGTCATGTATGCCATGGAGTGCCTCGTCGCGTTCCTGCAGGCATACGTGTTCTCGATACTTACGGCCGTTTACGTCGGTCTTGCGGTTTCCGAATCGCACTAA
- the nusB gene encoding transcription antitermination factor NusB yields MAALRHEHTAARREALQLLYTGELMGLPLDQVADGNETELLLVPECPQGVSDADLVGVDLVAYASTLVNGIAGHIDELDERIGSTAENWTLERMPIVDRNIIRIATYEILHCDEIPTGVAINEAVELAKAFGTDESPKFVNGVLGRIASEVCGEDAAQLDANALEPQASIDEV; encoded by the coding sequence ATGGCCGCACTTCGGCATGAACACACGGCTGCCCGCCGTGAGGCATTGCAGCTGCTCTACACTGGTGAGCTCATGGGTCTTCCGCTCGATCAGGTTGCCGACGGTAACGAGACCGAGCTCTTGCTCGTTCCCGAGTGTCCGCAGGGCGTAAGCGATGCCGACCTCGTGGGCGTCGATCTCGTTGCCTATGCCTCGACGTTAGTCAACGGCATTGCCGGTCATATCGACGAGCTCGACGAGCGCATCGGGTCGACAGCCGAGAACTGGACGCTCGAGCGCATGCCCATCGTCGATCGCAACATCATCCGCATTGCCACCTATGAGATTCTCCATTGCGATGAGATTCCCACGGGCGTCGCCATCAACGAAGCCGTCGAGTTGGCAAAGGCCTTCGGGACCGACGAATCACCGAAGTTCGTGAACGGCGTCTTGGGACGCATCGCGAGCGAGGTCTGCGGCGAGGATGCCGCTCAGCTCGATGCGAATGCGCTCGAGCCGCAAGCTTCGATAGATGAGGTATGA
- a CDS encoding Asp23/Gls24 family envelope stress response protein has translation MKEIDQGYVIDGITIAPGVVETIISLAAAEVPGVAGVGTAGAISTIRSAFNAGNAIPTNGIRIEPLGDKQVAVTISIQAYYGYRLVEIAENVRKAIVDALAAQIGVTVTSVDVHVDALSFEA, from the coding sequence GTGAAGGAAATCGACCAAGGCTACGTGATTGATGGCATCACCATTGCTCCCGGTGTTGTCGAGACGATCATCTCGCTTGCCGCAGCAGAGGTTCCCGGCGTTGCCGGAGTGGGCACTGCCGGTGCCATCTCGACCATCCGCTCGGCCTTCAATGCGGGCAATGCCATCCCCACCAACGGTATACGCATCGAGCCGCTTGGCGATAAGCAAGTCGCCGTCACCATCTCCATTCAAGCGTATTACGGCTACCGCCTCGTCGAGATCGCCGAGAACGTACGCAAGGCCATCGTCGATGCGCTCGCTGCCCAGATTGGCGTCACGGTGACGTCTGTCGACGTGCACGTAGACGCGCTCTCTTTCGAGGCGTAG
- the recN gene encoding DNA repair protein RecN, with translation MSRASSSVVRIRTCPSDNREGHMLDELHVSNIALIEDATIAFAPGLTVLTGETGAGKTALLAALKLICGARADNTVVRDGAEEALAEARIVDVDEHIVRRRLSVAGRSRCTIDGAMATVGELATLTSSIEVHGQHEQVLLLEPARQLAYLDAWAQDDELRARYAEARTAYQQARATLDELEQAQGKNEQELEFMRFTCEQIEKVNPQAGELEELEEQLPRLQHADQLAQALQGACAALHDDDGALDLIARATSELMRQQGIDEDLDELIGRLDVQMQELEDLTRDLSAYAQGIDTDPSRLEETLDRLDKLNGLMKRFGPGMDQVFATWEAARRSLEQAQDSPERMERARACLAQAQDAYRQAAAALSAARHDAAQSFCEQLAKTVSELAMEGASFEFSFDELPFERWGEAGSEQVELLYQPAPASKPRPLRRIASGGELSRILLALECLHYDSSDTGASRSTIVFDEVDSGIGGATGNAVARRLAALSKDAQVIVVTHLAQVAALADEHYVVSKQNGADGMPHTSVEPVVGEARVTEIARMLSGDDDERALDHARSLLEGTR, from the coding sequence ATGTCTCGCGCGTCTTCTTCGGTGGTCCGCATCCGGACATGCCCGAGCGACAATAGGGAGGGGCACATGCTCGACGAGCTCCATGTATCCAATATCGCCCTCATCGAGGACGCGACCATAGCCTTCGCACCGGGTCTGACCGTCCTCACGGGCGAGACGGGTGCGGGAAAGACGGCGCTTCTCGCGGCCCTCAAGCTCATATGTGGTGCGCGTGCCGACAATACGGTGGTGCGTGATGGTGCCGAGGAGGCGCTTGCCGAAGCACGCATCGTCGATGTAGACGAGCATATCGTTCGTCGGCGTCTGAGTGTCGCCGGGCGTAGCCGTTGTACGATTGACGGAGCAATGGCCACCGTCGGCGAGCTTGCCACACTCACGTCGTCGATCGAAGTGCACGGGCAACATGAGCAGGTGCTTCTCCTGGAGCCGGCTCGCCAGCTCGCCTATCTTGATGCGTGGGCGCAAGATGACGAGCTCCGTGCTCGCTACGCCGAGGCTCGCACGGCCTACCAGCAGGCACGCGCCACTCTTGACGAGCTCGAACAGGCCCAGGGCAAAAACGAGCAGGAGCTCGAGTTCATGCGTTTCACCTGCGAGCAGATCGAGAAGGTCAACCCGCAGGCAGGCGAGCTCGAGGAGCTTGAGGAACAGTTGCCGCGTCTGCAGCATGCAGACCAGCTCGCTCAGGCTTTGCAAGGTGCCTGCGCTGCGCTGCATGATGACGATGGCGCCCTCGACCTCATCGCCCGGGCGACTTCGGAGCTCATGCGGCAACAGGGAATCGATGAGGATCTCGATGAGCTCATTGGTCGGCTTGACGTCCAGATGCAGGAGCTTGAGGACCTCACCCGTGACCTGAGCGCGTATGCGCAGGGCATCGACACGGATCCGAGCAGGCTCGAGGAGACGCTTGATCGTCTCGATAAGCTCAATGGCCTTATGAAACGCTTTGGCCCTGGCATGGACCAGGTTTTCGCCACCTGGGAGGCGGCGAGACGCTCCCTTGAACAAGCCCAGGACTCGCCCGAACGCATGGAGCGGGCGCGCGCATGCCTCGCTCAAGCGCAAGACGCATATCGTCAGGCCGCCGCGGCACTTAGCGCTGCGCGACACGATGCAGCGCAGAGCTTCTGCGAGCAGCTCGCAAAGACCGTAAGCGAGCTTGCGATGGAGGGGGCGAGCTTCGAGTTCTCGTTTGACGAGCTGCCCTTCGAGCGTTGGGGTGAAGCTGGTAGCGAGCAGGTCGAGCTTCTCTACCAACCCGCCCCGGCGTCTAAACCCCGTCCGTTGCGTCGCATCGCATCTGGTGGCGAACTCTCGCGCATCCTGCTTGCGCTCGAGTGCCTGCACTACGATTCTTCCGATACCGGTGCGTCACGCTCGACCATCGTCTTTGATGAGGTCGATTCCGGCATCGGTGGTGCCACCGGCAATGCCGTGGCACGCAGGCTCGCGGCGCTTTCGAAAGACGCGCAGGTCATTGTCGTCACGCATTTGGCGCAGGTTGCCGCGCTGGCCGACGAGCACTATGTGGTGAGCAAGCAGAATGGCGCTGACGGGATGCCGCATACGAGCGTCGAGCCCGTCGTGGGCGAGGCGCGCGTGACGGAGATTGCTCGCATGCTCTCGGGAGACGATGACGAGCGTGCGCTCGACCATGCACGCTCCCTGCTCGAAGGGACGCGCTGA
- a CDS encoding TlyA family rRNA (cytidine-2'-O)-methyltransferase yields MRLDELLVERGLARDLHDAQAYVMAGEVVVGEHRATSAGMSVKPDVALRLKDDKRRGGFVSRGGLKLQQALDTFGLEVGGLACADLGASSGGFTDCLLQRGAARVSAVDVGVGQFDWRLRNDPRVSLFERTNIRNVSAADIDGPFDLVVADLSFISLASVMSDVAAFLKPQGCFVSLIKPQFEASKEDVGEGGVVHDPQAHARCIEAVFESARACGFEVCGLTYSPVTGPAGNIEFLFWAKSRPCDSPREGSMCFDEIERVVAEAHAKLKGES; encoded by the coding sequence ATGCGACTTGACGAGCTTCTCGTAGAGCGCGGGCTCGCGCGTGACCTGCATGATGCTCAGGCGTATGTCATGGCTGGCGAGGTCGTGGTGGGTGAGCATCGCGCCACGAGTGCCGGCATGAGCGTGAAGCCCGATGTTGCCTTGCGTCTTAAAGACGATAAGCGGCGTGGTGGCTTCGTGTCGCGCGGTGGTCTCAAACTCCAACAGGCCCTCGATACCTTCGGCCTTGAGGTCGGGGGCCTTGCATGTGCTGACTTAGGCGCTTCGAGTGGCGGTTTTACCGACTGCCTGCTCCAGCGAGGTGCTGCGCGTGTGAGCGCAGTCGATGTGGGCGTGGGACAATTCGACTGGCGTTTGCGCAATGACCCACGTGTGAGCCTTTTCGAGCGTACGAACATCCGCAACGTGAGTGCTGCCGACATAGACGGTCCTTTCGATCTGGTTGTTGCCGACCTTTCGTTCATCAGCCTTGCGTCTGTCATGAGCGATGTCGCCGCGTTCCTGAAGCCCCAGGGTTGCTTCGTCTCGCTTATCAAACCGCAATTCGAGGCATCCAAGGAAGACGTTGGAGAAGGGGGCGTCGTACACGATCCCCAGGCACACGCTCGCTGCATCGAGGCGGTTTTCGAGAGCGCGCGTGCCTGCGGATTCGAGGTCTGCGGTCTCACGTATTCACCCGTCACGGGCCCTGCGGGTAATATCGAGTTTCTCTTTTGGGCGAAATCCCGGCCATGCGATTCCCCGCGAGAGGGTAGTATGTGCTTCGATGAAATCGAGCGTGTCGTCGCAGAGGCGCATGCCAAGCTGAAAGGTGAATCGTGA
- the xseB gene encoding exodeoxyribonuclease VII small subunit produces MTMSESSKETFGEVRARLDEIVSEVRSKDVSLEKSLDLYEEAIRLGNRCAELIDKPDYTAAEIAEANEVVEAGQEEGPEITI; encoded by the coding sequence ATGACGATGTCAGAGAGTTCCAAGGAAACATTCGGCGAGGTCCGAGCGCGGCTCGATGAGATTGTCTCCGAAGTACGTAGCAAGGACGTCTCCCTCGAGAAGAGCCTCGACCTCTACGAGGAGGCTATCAGGCTTGGCAATCGCTGTGCCGAGCTCATCGACAAGCCCGATTACACGGCGGCCGAGATTGCCGAGGCCAACGAGGTCGTCGAAGCTGGTCAAGAAGAGGGTCCCGAGATTACGATCTAA
- the glyA gene encoding serine hydroxymethyltransferase (catalyzes the reaction of glycine with 5,10-methylenetetrahydrofolate to form L-serine and tetrahydrofolate) — MNNELLAQADPEISAAINDELTRQRNTLELIASENIPSLPVIETMGTILTNKYAEGYPGKRYYGGCANVDTIETIARNRACEVFDAAYANVQPHSGVCANSAAYFALLDPGATILGMSLPAGGHLSHGAKFSLSGRFYDAHSYGLNPETERIDMDEVRAIAQEVKPDLIVAGASAYPRIIDFEAFADIAHEVGAYLMVDMAHIAGLVAGGAHPSPVPHADIVTSTSHKTLRGPRGGFMVTNNEEIYEKYNKAVFPGWQGGPLMHVIAAKAVAFGEAARPEFSDYAHAVVENAAALGEGLVEGGLRLVSGGTDNHLCLVDLTPAGITGKEAEELLEPLGITTNKNAIPNDPLPSSITSGVRVGSATITSRGFDANEARVIGGFIAQVIFNRDNQTVLDKVAGEVHDMLEKHPLYPEIA, encoded by the coding sequence ATGAATAACGAGCTACTTGCCCAAGCAGACCCCGAGATTTCCGCCGCCATCAACGACGAGCTGACGCGCCAGCGCAACACGCTCGAGCTGATTGCGTCCGAGAACATTCCCTCGCTGCCGGTCATTGAAACGATGGGCACGATCCTTACCAACAAGTACGCCGAAGGCTATCCTGGCAAGCGCTATTACGGTGGTTGTGCCAATGTCGATACCATCGAGACCATCGCGCGCAACCGCGCTTGCGAGGTGTTCGATGCGGCATACGCCAACGTCCAGCCGCATTCGGGTGTCTGCGCCAACTCGGCAGCCTATTTTGCGCTGCTCGACCCGGGTGCCACCATTCTGGGCATGTCGCTTCCGGCGGGCGGTCATCTTTCGCATGGCGCCAAGTTCTCGCTCTCGGGTCGCTTCTACGACGCCCACTCCTACGGCTTGAATCCCGAGACCGAACGCATCGACATGGACGAGGTTCGCGCTATTGCCCAGGAGGTCAAGCCTGATCTTATCGTTGCCGGTGCGTCGGCTTATCCGCGTATCATCGACTTCGAGGCATTTGCCGACATCGCCCATGAGGTTGGTGCCTATCTTATGGTCGACATGGCGCATATCGCGGGTCTCGTTGCCGGCGGTGCGCATCCTTCGCCGGTGCCTCATGCCGACATCGTTACCTCGACCTCGCACAAGACTTTGCGCGGTCCGCGCGGTGGTTTCATGGTCACGAACAACGAGGAGATTTACGAGAAGTACAACAAGGCCGTGTTCCCCGGTTGGCAGGGCGGTCCGCTCATGCACGTCATCGCCGCCAAGGCCGTCGCCTTTGGCGAGGCTGCCCGTCCGGAATTCTCCGACTACGCGCATGCCGTCGTCGAGAACGCCGCCGCCCTGGGCGAGGGCCTCGTCGAAGGTGGTCTGCGCCTCGTTTCGGGTGGCACCGACAATCACCTCTGCCTCGTCGACCTCACGCCTGCCGGCATCACCGGCAAGGAGGCCGAGGAGCTGCTCGAGCCGCTCGGCATCACGACCAACAAGAACGCCATCCCCAATGATCCGCTGCCGAGCAGCATCACGAGCGGCGTGCGCGTGGGCAGCGCGACGATTACCTCGCGCGGCTTCGATGCCAACGAAGCTCGTGTCATCGGCGGCTTCATTGCCCAGGTTATCTTCAACCGGGATAATCAAACCGTTCTCGACAAGGTAGCGGGCGAGGTGCACGACATGCTCGAGAAGCACCCCCTGTATCCCGAGATTGCCTAG